One segment of uncultured Tolumonas sp. DNA contains the following:
- a CDS encoding MoxR family ATPase: MQQRIQAVLSELNRVILGKEEEIQLAVCCLLAKGHLLIEDLPGMGKTTLAHALATVMGLQYQRVQFTSDMLPADLLGVSVFEQQKEFVFHPGPVFTQVLLADEINRGSPRTQSALLEAMAERQVSLDGETRALPEPFFVIATQNPQDQAGTYPLPESQLDRFLMRIELGYPDKITEKRMLLQNGTINVTPLLDAQQLQLMQRQTEQVKVADAALDYLLSLVQESRTAGITPHALSPRASKALLSAARVWAYMAGRDYLLPDDIQAIFAPVAEHRLRSGYNGAIGGRSSLSRALLERVDPVR; the protein is encoded by the coding sequence GTGCAACAGCGTATTCAAGCCGTTCTGAGTGAACTGAACCGAGTAATTTTGGGCAAGGAAGAGGAGATCCAGCTGGCGGTTTGTTGCTTGCTGGCGAAAGGCCATCTGCTGATTGAAGATCTACCGGGTATGGGCAAAACCACGCTCGCGCACGCACTGGCCACTGTGATGGGGTTGCAGTATCAACGAGTACAATTCACCTCGGATATGCTGCCTGCCGACTTGCTCGGTGTCTCCGTGTTTGAGCAGCAAAAAGAGTTTGTTTTTCACCCAGGTCCAGTGTTTACGCAAGTGCTGCTGGCTGATGAAATCAACCGCGGTAGCCCTCGCACACAAAGCGCCCTGCTGGAAGCGATGGCCGAACGCCAGGTCAGCTTAGATGGTGAAACCCGCGCCTTACCCGAGCCATTTTTCGTCATCGCCACGCAAAATCCGCAAGATCAAGCCGGCACTTACCCATTGCCAGAGTCGCAACTTGACCGCTTTCTGATGCGCATTGAATTGGGTTATCCAGATAAAATCACCGAAAAACGGATGTTGCTGCAAAATGGCACCATCAACGTCACACCACTGCTGGATGCGCAACAATTACAACTGATGCAACGACAAACTGAACAGGTAAAAGTCGCTGATGCCGCTTTGGATTATTTGCTCAGTCTGGTACAAGAAAGCCGCACCGCCGGTATTACGCCACACGCGCTTTCGCCACGTGCCAGTAAAGCCCTGCTCAGTGCCGCCCGTGTCTGGGCCTATATGGCCGGACGCGATTATCTTCTGCCCGATGATATTCAGGCGATTTTCGCCCCTGTCGCTGAACATCGTTTACGCAGCGGTTATAACGGCGCGATTGGTGGCCGTAGCAGCCTGAGTCGTGCCTTATTAGAACGTGTGGACCCGGTGCGATGA
- a CDS encoding Bax inhibitor-1 family protein yields METSVFKRTNFIGAQQISPSLYNLTIGLTLCWGFFVNWLMMMTVPVESLYAIDHRLFFIGYFICCMAGSFILNRSENPLISFFGYNLIVVPFGLVLNVVVSQFDSALVLEAMRVTGEITFVMMLLGSMYPAFFQGIGRALFFALLITLVVQLAEVFIFHKSHPLTDWAVALIFSGYIGYDWARANAIPKTLDNAIDSAAALYLDIINLFLRVLRILSRR; encoded by the coding sequence ATGGAAACCAGTGTTTTTAAAAGAACTAATTTTATCGGTGCACAACAAATCAGTCCGTCGTTATATAACCTGACCATTGGCCTGACTTTATGCTGGGGCTTTTTTGTTAACTGGTTGATGATGATGACCGTTCCGGTGGAAAGTCTGTATGCCATCGACCATCGTCTGTTTTTTATCGGTTATTTTATCTGCTGTATGGCCGGCAGTTTTATTCTGAATCGCTCTGAAAATCCGTTGATCAGCTTCTTTGGTTACAACCTAATTGTGGTGCCGTTTGGTCTGGTACTGAATGTCGTGGTCAGCCAATTTGACAGCGCTCTGGTGTTGGAAGCCATGCGTGTGACTGGTGAAATCACCTTTGTCATGATGCTGCTAGGCAGTATGTATCCGGCGTTCTTTCAGGGCATCGGTCGCGCACTGTTTTTCGCCTTGCTGATCACTTTGGTTGTGCAGTTGGCGGAAGTGTTCATCTTCCACAAATCACACCCACTAACGGACTGGGCCGTCGCGCTGATTTTCAGTGGTTATATCGGTTACGACTGGGCGCGCGCCAATGCGATCCCGAAAACGCTAGATAACGCCATCGACAGCGCCGCGGCGTTGTATCTCGATATCATTAACCTGTTCCTGCGCGTTCTGCGTATTCTCAGCCGTCGCTGA
- a CDS encoding acyltransferase has translation MLSFLPGFILLPFSIAFVILNTALVSFLIGIQALLKLLIPIAVFNHYLTRGCNFIMYGWLCGNALMLRLVNKVEWEVHDTTNLNKKGWHMVICNHQSWADIVLLGDIFRNRLPTPKFFLKHDLLYVPFVGLACWGLDMPFMRRYSRQQLLKNPELRGKDVTTAREACAKFRTIPTTVINFVEGSRFTPEKKAETKSPYAHLLIPKPAGLAMAMNVLGEQFEKIVNVTLAYPENTGRPFHDMLSGRLTRVQVWIEEIPVTEVQRGDYIKDKPFKRGFQQWLTGVWQHKDQLLAEKR, from the coding sequence ATGCTGTCATTTCTTCCCGGTTTTATCTTATTACCATTCAGTATTGCGTTTGTGATCCTGAATACGGCGCTGGTGTCATTCCTGATCGGTATTCAGGCTTTGCTGAAATTATTGATCCCAATTGCGGTGTTCAATCATTATCTGACCCGTGGTTGTAACTTCATCATGTACGGCTGGTTGTGTGGTAATGCGCTGATGTTGCGACTGGTGAATAAAGTGGAATGGGAAGTTCACGACACCACCAATCTGAATAAGAAAGGCTGGCATATGGTGATCTGTAATCATCAAAGCTGGGCCGATATTGTGTTGTTAGGCGATATTTTCCGTAATCGTTTGCCCACACCGAAGTTTTTCTTAAAACACGATCTGTTGTATGTGCCGTTTGTCGGGCTGGCGTGCTGGGGCTTAGATATGCCGTTTATGCGCCGTTACAGCCGTCAGCAATTGCTGAAAAACCCGGAGTTGCGTGGCAAAGACGTGACCACGGCGCGCGAGGCGTGTGCCAAGTTCCGTACCATTCCAACGACGGTGATTAATTTTGTTGAAGGCAGTCGTTTTACACCGGAAAAGAAAGCCGAAACCAAATCACCCTATGCGCATTTGCTGATACCGAAACCAGCGGGTTTAGCGATGGCGATGAATGTGCTGGGCGAGCAATTTGAGAAGATTGTGAATGTGACGCTGGCTTACCCGGAAAACACCGGTCGCCCGTTCCACGATATGCTCAGTGGCCGCCTGACGCGCGTGCAAGTCTGGATTGAAGAGATCCCAGTGACAGAAGTGCAGCGCGGCGATTACATCAAAGACAAACCGTTTAAACGTGGTTTCCAGCAATGGCTGACCGGCGTCTGGCAGCACAAAGATCAGCTGTTGGCAGAAAAGCGTTAA
- a CDS encoding DUF523 domain-containing protein: MKTPKILVSACLLGCPVRYDGQSKPVDHTLLQRWQANGWLVPFCPEQAGGLSTPRPAAEIQTDGRVMTGCNRDVTTAFVRGAEQALSLCQQQQIKYAILKESSPSCGSSNIYNGQFSGQKIAGEGVTTRLLRQHDIQVFSEHNLDALFAQLS, translated from the coding sequence ATGAAAACACCAAAAATTCTAGTCAGTGCCTGTTTGCTGGGTTGCCCAGTGCGTTATGACGGTCAGAGCAAACCGGTTGATCACACCTTATTACAGCGCTGGCAAGCCAATGGCTGGTTGGTGCCATTTTGCCCGGAACAAGCTGGCGGTTTATCCACGCCGCGTCCGGCAGCTGAAATCCAGACCGATGGCCGCGTCATGACCGGTTGTAACCGCGATGTGACTACCGCCTTCGTGCGCGGCGCCGAACAGGCACTCTCGTTGTGCCAGCAGCAACAAATCAAATACGCCATCTTAAAAGAGAGCAGCCCATCGTGCGGCAGCAGCAATATCTATAACGGCCAGTTCAGCGGCCAGAAAATTGCTGGTGAAGGTGTGACTACCCGCCTGTTGCGCCAACACGACATTCAGGTGTTCTCGGAACACAATCTGGATGCACTGTTTGCACAACTCAGTTAA
- a CDS encoding YgjV family protein: MTSHLHALAVLFAANPLAQSVGLLAFVIGISAFVQRSDQRLRTFLTLYCVVIGAHFFLLGAHTAAYAAWLSGFRSFVSTRTRHVAVMCFFLLIVWVLGVPNITQPIQWLTLIGTTLGTWALYREQGIRMRLIMLMGTVCWVTHNFVIGSIGGALIEGSFLFVNSHTVFRLWRLRPAHITN; this comes from the coding sequence GTGACCTCACACCTACATGCTTTAGCGGTTTTATTTGCTGCCAACCCACTGGCTCAGTCAGTGGGTTTACTGGCGTTTGTCATTGGTATCTCGGCGTTTGTGCAACGCAGCGATCAACGTCTGCGCACCTTTCTGACTTTGTATTGTGTCGTCATTGGCGCGCATTTCTTCCTGCTGGGTGCACATACTGCGGCTTATGCTGCTTGGCTTAGTGGCTTTCGCAGTTTTGTCTCAACCCGCACCCGCCATGTGGCGGTGATGTGTTTTTTCCTGCTGATCGTGTGGGTGTTGGGTGTACCGAATATTACCCAGCCCATTCAATGGCTAACGCTGATCGGCACCACACTCGGCACCTGGGCGCTGTATCGTGAGCAGGGCATTCGTATGCGCCTGATCATGTTGATGGGCACCGTGTGTTGGGTGACGCATAATTTTGTGATTGGTTCGATCGGTGGTGCGCTGATTGAGGGCAGTTTTTTGTTTGTGAACAGCCACACCGTCTTCCGTTTATGGCGACTACGCCCTGCTCACATAACCAACTAA